One Podarcis raffonei isolate rPodRaf1 chromosome 3, rPodRaf1.pri, whole genome shotgun sequence genomic region harbors:
- the SLC30A1 gene encoding proton-coupled zinc antiporter SLC30A1, whose product MGAEAPVRRRHGCRRARLMCMLALTFLFFVVEVAVSRVTDSLAMLSDSFHMLSDVMALVVALVAVRFAERTRATKKNTFGWVRAEVMGALVNAVFLTALCFTILLEAIERFTEPNEIKQPWVVIGVGAAGLLVNVLGLCLFHQHGGGGGGHGHSHGGGGGGHRRRGKAEQPPGERQKEEETNTLVDNFSSFNGVSLEKLGDGAKENQMELQPNGNIDNDTSLDIEPDEDTSGQLNMRGVFLHVLGDALGSVIVVVNALVFYAYWTPCPKDGPCINPCINDDCAENITQLSSRMNATELWKIPVAGPCWVLYLDPALCLIMVCILLYTTYPLLKESALILLQTVPKQIDIRSLNTKLRKLEEVEAVHELHVWQLAGSRIIGTAHIKFKDPETYLKVAKDIKEIFHDEGIHATTIQPEFTIGEAVTKCELPCRTQCALKQCCGATEKTSAKKTDKSPSVSISFSEIAIDSSQHKTRRTKSECIPAVKLGEDPNKQFESSL is encoded by the exons ATGGGCGCGGAGGCTCCGGTCCGGCGCCGGCACGGGTGCCGCCGGGCGCGCCTGATGTGCATGCTGGCGCTGACCTTCCTCTTCTTCGTGGTGGAGGTGGCGGTGAGCCGCGTGACGGACTCGCTGGCCATGCTGTCGGACTCCTTCCACATGCTGTCGGACGTGATGGCGCTGGTGGTGGCGCTGGTGGCCGTGCGCTTCGCCGAGCGCACTCGCGCCACCAAGAAGAACACCTTCGGCTGGGTGCGCGCCGAGGTGATGGGCGCGCTGGTCAACGCCGTCTTCCTGACGGCGCTCTGCTTCACCATCCTGCTCGAGGCCATCGAGCGCTTCACCGAGCCCAACGAGATCAAGCAGCCCTGGGTGGTCATCGGCGTCGGCGCCGCGGGGCTCCTGGTCAACGTCCTGGGGCTCTGTCTCTTCCACCAgcacggcggcggcggaggaggtcACGGCCACTCGcacgggggaggaggagggggccacCGGCGCCGGGGCAAGGCAGAGCAGCCTCCCGGAGAGcggcagaaagaggaggagaccAACACCCTGGTGGACAATTTCAGCAGCTTCAATGGAGTCAGCCTGGAGAAGCTAG GTGATGGGGCAAAAGAGAACCAAATGGAACTTCAGCCAAATGGGAATATTGATAATGACACCTCTCTGGACATAGAACCTGACGAAGACACTAGTGGTCAACTCAATATGCGTGGAGTATTTCTTCATGTTCTTGGAGATGCCCTGGGCTCCGTTATTGTTGTGGTGAATGCTTTAGTATTTTACGCTTACTGGACTCCTTGCCCTAAGGATGGGCCTTGTATTAACCCATGTATTAATGACGATTGTGCAGAAAACATTACTCAGTTGTCTAGTAGAATGAATGCAACTGAGTTATGGAAAATTCCTGTAGCTGGTCCCTGCTGGGTTCTATATTTAGATCCTGCATTGTGTCTCATAATGGTTTGCATTCTGCTCTATACAACTTACCCACTTCTTAAAGAATCCGCCCTTATCCTTTTGCAAACTGTTCCGAAACAAATTGATATTCGTTCTTTAAATACGAAACTCCGCAAACTGGAAGAAGTTGAAGCTGTCCATGAATTGCATGTTTGGCAGCTGGCAGGAAGCAGGATCATTGGCACTGCTCACATTAAATTTAAGGACCCAGAAACATACCTGAAAGTTGCGAAGGATATTAAAGAGATATTTCATGATGAAGGGATACACGCAACAACCATACAGCCTGAGTTTACTATTGGGGAGGCTGTAACCAAATGTGAACTTCCCTGCAGAACCCAGTGTGCTCTGAAGCAGTGTTGTGGAGCTACAGAAAAGACTAGTGCAAAGAAGACCGATAAGTCCCCTTCCGTTTCTATTTCTTTCTCTGAAATAGCCATTGACTCTTCACAACACAAAACCAGGAGGACTAAATCAGAGTGTATACCTGCTGTAAAGCTTGGGGAAGATCCTAACAAACAATTTGAATCGTCTTTGTAA